Proteins from a genomic interval of Cryptococcus neoformans var. grubii H99 chromosome 8, complete sequence:
- a CDS encoding solute carrier family 39 (zinc transporter), member 1/2/3, producing the protein MGKPYRQPPVRSNGIIRTRVKRRGPNPLIMSRKLQHNQQHLMGFSLSEKGALQPIAITLACFATARADFIDEIADNADSSCAAGEATGDYDMSLHVASVFVLLVASGLGVFYL; encoded by the coding sequence ATGGGCAAGCCCTACCGGCAGCCGCCTGTACGGTCGAACGGTATTATAAGAACTAGAGTCAAACGAAGAGGCCCCAACCCCCTTATCATGTCGAGAAAGCTTCAACACAACCAACAGCATCTGATGGGGTTCTCGTTATCAGAAAAAGGAGCTCTTCAACCCATTGCTATAACCCTCGCTTGCTTTGCAACCGCTCGAGCTGACTTCATCGATGAGATCGCTGATAATGCCGACTCCTCGTGCGCAGCTGGAGAAGCCACAGGCGACTACGACATGAGTTTACACGTCGCCAGTGTCTTTGTCTTGCTGGTTGCTTCGGGTCTGGGTGTCTTTTACCTGTGA
- a CDS encoding solute carrier family 39 (zinc transporter), member 1/2/3 — protein MTTYRSILVYCVALTIVGLVHGHTTGEEEHDHDHDHQSEAVETDAAATDLHAGHTHAHSSSDCWVTELQNYDLSLHIAAVFVMMVASAIGVFLPVILGKLGSRNKLFGSVFFVLKYFGSGIIISLAFVHLLIHAFFNLTSECVGNLEYESAAPAIAMATVIVVWLVDFLGSRYITRQNSYVPECDRNISAALCSSSEPLGERKKDDISTPMTELACCGPKNLEITNFDGAAKTAHWNVQLLEYGVIFHSIMIGVSLGAMGTGFNTTFAALVFHQLFEGLGLGARIAMLIWPAGISSAIKKWSMCLAYALATPVGIAIGIGVHESVNMNGRAILLSTGILDSISAGILLYCGLCQLLYREWVVGEMRDASTSKIIVALVSLFLGLFAMSFIGKWI, from the exons ATGACTACTTACAGGTCAATCCTCGTCTACTGCGTTGCCCTCACAATAGTTGGGCTCGTTCACGGCCACACAacaggggaagaggagcatGACCATGATCATGACCACCAAAGCGAGGCAGTGGAGACAGACGCTGCTGCTACCGACCTCCATGCTGGACATACTCATGCCCATAGTAGCTCAGACTGCTGGGTAACAGAGCTTCAAAACTATGACCTTTCACTCCATATTGCTGCCGTTTTTGTTATGATGGTGGCGTCTGCTATAGGCGTCTTTCTCCCAGTCATATTGGGCAAACTCGGCTCCAGAAACAAATTATTCGGATCGGTTTTTTTCGTTCTCAAGTATTTCGGTTCTGGGATTATTATTAGTTTGGC CTTTGTTCATTTATTGATCcatgccttcttcaatctcacAAG CGAATGCGTGGGAAATTTGGAGTATGAGTCTGCTGCCCCGGCGATCGCAATGGCAACTGTTATAGTAGTTTGGCTCGTCGACTTTTTAGGCTCTCGCTAT ATTACTCGTCAGAATTCATACGTACCAGAGTGTGATCGAAACATCAGCGCTGCCctttgctcttcctccgagCCCTTGGgggagaggaaaaaagatgaTATATCAACCCCGATGACAGAGCTAGCTTGCTGTGGTCCCAAAAATTTGGAAATAACTAACTTTGACGGTGCTGCTAAAACAGCGCATTGGAATGTACAACTCTTGGAATATGGTGTTATCTTTCATTCTATAATGATCGGCGTGTCGCTTGGAGCTATGGGCACTGGGTTTAACACCACTTTTGCTG CTCTGGTTTTCCACCAGCTTTTTGAAGGTCTTGGTCTTGGGGCTCGGATCGCCATGCTCATCTGGCCAGCTGGCATCTCTTCAGCCATCAAAAAATGGTCCATGTGCCTTGCGTATGCTTTGGCTACACCAGTTGGGATTGCCATT GGCATCGGAGTCCATGAGTCAGTCAACATGAATGGTAGAGCGATCCTTCTATCTACCGGTATCCTTGACTCTATATCCGCTGGTATCCTTCTATACT GTGGTCTTTGTCAATTGCTGTATCGTGAATGGGTGGTCGGCGAGATGCGCGATGCCTCCACAAGTAAGATCATTGTCGCCCTTGTATCCTTGTTTCTTGGTCTGTTTGCCATGTCATTCATTGGCAAATGGATATGA